The DNA region GGGCGATCTGTTTCCACACCTGCGCGATCGGCGCCTTGATCGTCGCCTGCTCGCGAACCTCCAGCGCCATCGCCGGCGCCGCCGCCAGCAGCGCCGCCGTTACCAGAGCCGACATGCCAAGCATCGCCTTCATCACCCATCCTCCCCGGTCATGCCGCGGCGGAATGGCCGCGGTCTTGTCGGGGAACTATGGGCGGGCGACCGCCGACGTGGCTATTGTGCGAAAGACGGATTGTCCGCGACTCGGGCGTCAGGCCGGCGTCACCGCCTCCTCCAGCACGGCGCGGACGGCGTCGGCGTCGACGTCGCGGCGGGTGAAGGCATTGCCGATGCGGTCGGCCAGGATGAAGGTGATGCGGCCGTCCCGCACCTTCTTGTCCTTGGCCATCGACCGCACCAGCCCATCGACGTCCCAGGTGACGCCGGGGATGTCGGCCGGGCGGACCGGCAGCCCGACATCGGCCAGATGGGCGCGGGCGCGCCGGGCATCCTCGGCCGGGCACAGCCCGAGCCGGACCGACAGGTCGAAGGCCAGAACCATGCCGATCGCCACCCCCTCGCCATGCAGCAGGGTCTGGCCGAAGCCGGTCGCCGCCTCCAGCGCATGGCCGAAGGTGTGGCCGAGATTCAGCAGGGCGCGGTCGCCGCTCTCGCGCTCGTCCACCCCGACGATGTCGGCCTTGGCCCGGCAGCTGACCGTCACCGCATGGCGCCGCGCGTCGCTGTCGCCGTCCACCACGCGCCGGCCGTTCCCCTCCAGCCAGGCGAAGAAGTCGGGCTGGCGGATCAGGCCGTATTTCACCACCTCGGCATAGCCGGCCAGCACCTCGCGCCGTGGCAGGGTGTCGAGCGTGGCGGTGTCGGCGATCACCAGCCGGGGCTGGTGGAAGG from Azospirillum sp. B510 includes:
- the aroB gene encoding 3-dehydroquinate synthase gives rise to the protein MTSVNASIPAELDTVRLELGARSYDILVGDGVLADAGERIAAVTRGRAPIVVTDANVAPLHLDTLNAAMLDAGIAPQPAIILPAGEKTKDFDHFQQLMDDILGRGIERSTMLLALGGGVIGDITGFAAATALRGIDFIQVPTTLLSQVDSSVGGKTGINSRHGKNLIGAFHQPRLVIADTATLDTLPRREVLAGYAEVVKYGLIRQPDFFAWLEGNGRRVVDGDSDARRHAVTVSCRAKADIVGVDERESGDRALLNLGHTFGHALEAATGFGQTLLHGEGVAIGMVLAFDLSVRLGLCPAEDARRARAHLADVGLPVRPADIPGVTWDVDGLVRSMAKDKKVRDGRITFILADRIGNAFTRRDVDADAVRAVLEEAVTPA